A genomic segment from Triplophysa dalaica isolate WHDGS20190420 chromosome 22, ASM1584641v1, whole genome shotgun sequence encodes:
- the acat1 gene encoding acetyl-CoA acetyltransferase, mitochondrial has translation MSSCALYSTRTHLCRRLAQQYQSRTYTARSSLNEVVIVSAVRTPVGSFKGCLSTVPATKLGSIAIKGAVEQAGIPAEEVKEVYMGNVLQAGEGQAPTRQALLGAGLALSTPATTINKVCASGMKSIMMAAQSLMCGHQDVMVAGGMESMSQVPYVMAREAPQYGGVKLEDLIVKDGLTDVYNKFHMGNCAENTAKNSKISREEQDAFAINSYSRSKAAWESGLLAKEVVPVSIPQRGKPDIVVKEDEEYKKVDFSKVPKLKTVFQKENGTVTAANASTLNDGAAALVLMTADAAKRLNVTPLARIVAFADAAVAPIDFPIAPAFAFPKVLQAAGIKKEDVAMWEINEAFSVVVLANIKMLDIDPNKVNINGGAVSLGHPIGMSGARIVGHMVHNLKSGQYGLAGICNGGGGASSILIQKY, from the exons ATGTCATCCTGTGCCCTCTACAGCACGCGCACACACCTGTGCAGACGATTG GCACAACAATACCAGAGCAGGACTTACACAGCACGATCATCTCTAAAT GAAGTTGTCATCGTCAGTGCTGTCAGGACCCCCGTGGGGTCCTTTAAAGGATGCCTCTCCACTGTACCTGCAACCAAACTGGGTTCCATTGCTATAAAAGGAGCTGTCGAACAAGCAG GGATCCCTGCGGAAGAGGTTAAGGAGGTTTATATGGGGAATGTGTTGCAAGCGGGAGAAGGGCAAGCTCCAACCAGACAAGCTCTTTTGGGTGCAG GTCTTGCACTGTCCACTCCAGCAACCACGATCAATAAGGTCTGTGCCTCCGGGATGAAATCCATCATGATGGCTGCTCAGAGTCTCATGTGTGGACATCAG GATGTTATGGTAGCCGGTGGAATGGAAAGCATGTCTCAGGTTCCTTATGTCATGGCAAGAGAAGCTCCACAGTATGGTGGCGTAAAGTTGGAGGATCTGATCGTAAAGGACGGGTTGACGGACGTCTACAACAAATTTCACATG GGAAACTGTGCCGAAAACACAGCCAAAAACAGCAAGATTTCTAGAGAGGAGCAGGATGCGTTTGCTATTAACTCCTACAGTCGCAGCAAAGCAGCATGGGAGTCTGGTCTTCTAGCTAAGGAGGTGGTTCCTGTGAGCATACCTCAGAGAG GCAAACCAGACATTGTTGTGAAGGAAGATGAAGAATACAAAAAAGTAGACTTCAGCAAAGTTCCCAAACTGAAGACTGTGTTCCAGAAAGAGAACG GAACGGTGACGGCAGCTAACGCAAGCACACTGAACGACGGCGCGGCAGCTCTTGTGCTGATGACAGCGGACGCCGCTAAGAGACTTAATGTCACGCCACTGGCTAGAATTGTTG CTTTTGCTGATGCAGCTGTCGCTCCCATCGACTTCCCTATCGCTCCTGCCTTTGCATTCCCAAAG GTCCTGCAGGCAGCCGGCATAAAGAAAGAAGACGTTGCTATGTGGGAGATCAATGAAGCATTCAGTGTCGTCGTTCTGGCCAACATCAAGATGTTAGACATCGACCCCAATAAAGTCAATATAAACGGAGGAGCGGTCTCCCTCGGACATCCAATTGG GATGTCGGGGGCGAGGATTGTGGGACACATGGTGCACAATCTGAAATCAGGACAGTATGGACTCGCTGGTATCTGCAATGGAGGAGGCGGCGCCTCTTCTATTCTGATCCAGAAGTACTAG
- the LOC130411907 gene encoding collagenase 3-like → MKIYNLCILMTLVVAGHTSPLLTSIDEEEITMAEDYLNKLYALPKKASNEKLQRSSSMSMRLKEMQEFFGLEITGTLNEETVNVMKKPRCGVPDVAAYSVFQGNYKWKKHDLTYRIENYTPDMSEAEVDDSIQRALKVWADVSPLRFTRIYSGVADIMISFAVRDHGDGYPFDGPNGFLAHAFPPFDGIGGDAHFDDDEIFAYKSFNGYNLFLVAAHEFGHSLGLEHSQDPGALMYPNYVHRDVDTFSLPQDDVNGIQFLYGPNPDVNPDETKPTPPTTPDRCDPNMVLDAVTMLRGEIMFFKSSFIWRSSPFSNTVEQHLIKSFWPEIPDNIDAAFESPFDDKVYIFKGQKVWAIYGYDVAQGYPKSLSSFNLPNKVKKVDAVLYDEESYKILFFINNKIYSYDEQTREMDKGYPKPVEKVFSGMTAKVTAAFQFKGFNYLFSGSKMFEFSSYHKKLFRVLNNNYFLPC, encoded by the exons ATGAAGATCTACAACCTGTGCATTCTGATGACTTTGGTGGTCGCTGGTCACACCAGCCCATTACTGACATCTATTGATGAAGAAGAAATAACCATGGCTGAG gATTATCTGAACAAGCTGTATGCCCTGCCAAAGAAAGCATCTAACGAAAAGTTACAACGCTCCAGTTCAATGAGTATGAGACTGAAGGAGATGCAGGAATTTTTTGGACTTGAGATAACAGGAACGCTGAATGAAGAGACAGTGAACGTGATGAAGAAGCCCCGCTGCGGGGTTCCAGATGTTGCAGCCTATTCTGTTTTTCAAGGGAACtacaaatggaaaaaacacgATCTGACCTACAG AATTGAGAACTACACACCCGACATGTCAGAAGCCGAGGTGGACGATTCCATTCAAAGAGCCCTGAAGGTGTGGGCAGATGTCAGTCCTCTGAGATTCACGCGCATCTACAGTGGAGTTGCTGACATCATGATCTCATTCGCGGTTAGAG ATCATGGTGACGGTTACCCCTTTGATGGACCAAATGGTTTTCTGGCTCATGCGTTTCCTCCCTTCGATGGTATTGGTGGTGATGCCCATTTTGACGACGACGAGATCTTCGCCTACAAATCTTTTAATG GATACAATTTATTCCTGGTTGCTGCCCATGAGTTTGGACACTCGTTAGGCCTCGAACATTCTCAGGATCCAGGTGCACTGATGTATCCCAACTACGTCCACAGAGACGTTGATACGTTCTCTCTCCCTCAAGATGACGTCAATGGAATCCAGTTTCTTTACG GCCCGAACCCCGATGTCAACCCTGATGAAACAAAACCCACACCACCCACCACCCCAGACAGATGTGATCCTAATATGGTCCTGGATGCTGTCACCATGCTCAGAGGAGAGATCATGTTCTTCAAGAGCAG CTTTATCTGGCGCAGTAGCCCCTTTAGCAACACAGTGGAGCAACATCTCATCAAAAGCTTCTGGCCAGAGATTCCAGACAACATCGATGCAGCATTCGAGAGTCCATTTGATGACAAAGTCTACATTTTCAAAG GTCAAAAGGTCTGGGCTATCTATGGCTATGATGTGGCACAGGGATATCCCAAGAGTCTCAGCAGCTTCAATCTGCCGAATAAAGTGAAGAAAGTCGATGCAGTCCTTTATGATGAGGAGAGCTACAAAATCCTTTTTTTCATTAACAATAAGATTTACAG ttaTGACGAGCAGACACGGGAAATGGACAAAGGTTATCCTAAACCGGTGGAAAAGGTGTTCTCAGGAATGACAGCGAAGGTGACAGCCGCCTTCCAGTTCAAAG gGTTTAACTATCTTTTCAGTGGATccaaaatgtttgagttcagtTCTTATCACAAGAAGCTGTTCCGCGTCCTGAACAACAACTATTTTCTGCCCTGTTAG
- the LOC130411905 gene encoding collagenase 3-like, giving the protein MICSQLCFLTGLVLAVHAGPISQPAATDQGVAESYLKMFYNLTDEAPGTFRRASTEMIEKVRQMQKFFRLKVTGKVDQETIEMMKKPRCGVPDVAAYSTFGESLKWRTNKLTYRIENYTPDLSVAEVDDSINKALQVWAKVTPLRFTRVNKGEADIMITFASRYHRDAYPFDGPSNTLAHAFAPGPGIGGDAHFDEDETFTFRSSKGFVLFLVAAHEFGHSLGLSHSNVPGALMYPTYSFKDVDSFSLSSDDIQGIQSLYGRNTVGTRDVPDAEPPTNPDACDAKLILDAVTTFRGETMFFKDKYVWRSSQTRAEQHLIQSLWPNLPNNVDASYESPVQNKVFVFKGKRVWALSGYNVVRGYPTSLSILGLPSSVREITAAVHDQRTGKTLLFTDSYYYSFDERRRRMEAGYPRRVEDGFPGMAGVVTAAHYLRGYIYLYSGTNVYEFSSRRRLYRVLQNNQLLPCVNKNYNLK; this is encoded by the exons ATGATCTGCTCCCAGTTGTGTTTCCTTACAGGTCTAGTCCTAGCGGTTCATGCTGGACCAATATCACAACCTGCCGCCACAGATCAAGGCGTTGCGGAG AGTTAcctcaaaatgttttacaatctAACCGATGAGGCTCCTGGTACCTTTCGCCGAGCATCCACTGAAATGATTGAGAAGGTGAGACAGATGCAGAAGTTTTTCAGGCTTAAGGTGACTGGAAAGGTGGACCAAGAGACCATAGAGATGATGAAGAAACCCCGTTGTGGAGTTCCAGACGTTGCCGCGTACTCCACGTTCGGAGAGAGTCTCAAATGGAGAACCAACAAGCTCACCTACAG GATAGAAAATTACACACCTGATCTGTCGGTAGCCGAGGTGGACGATTCCATTAATAAAGCCCTGCAGGTCTGGGCCAAAGTCACTCCGCTGAGATTTACTCGTGTCAACAAAGGTGAAGCTGACATCATGATCACCTTCGCATCAAGAT ATCATCGGGATGCTTACCCTTTTGATGGACCTTCTAACACCCTTGCTCATGCCTTTGCTCCTGGCCCTGGAATTGGTGGAGACGCACATTTCGATGAAGATGAGACGTTCACGTTCCGTTCATCAAAGG GGTTTGTCCTGTTCCTGGTGGCTGCCCATGAGTTTGGTCATTCTCTGGGTCTTTCTCATTCAAACGTTCCCGGCGCTCTTATGTATCCCACGTACAGCTTCAAGGATGTTGATAGCTTCTCTCTGTCTTCGGATGACATCCAAGGAATTCAGTCTCTCTATG GTCGAAACACTGTCGGAACCCGTGACGTTCCTGATGCAGAACCACCAACCAATCCTGACGCTTGTGATGCTAAATTGATCCTGGATGCAGTTACAACTTTTAGGGGAGAAACAATGTTCTTCAAAGACAA ATATGTTTGGCGTAGCTCCCAAACACGTGCGGAGCAACATCTAATCCAAAGCTTGTGGCCCAACCTCCCAAATAATGTAGATGCATCTTATGAGAGTCCAGTTCAGAATAAAGTATTTGTTTTCAAAG GTAAACGTGTCTGGGCACTTTCCGGCTACAATGTTGTCAGGGGCTATCCCACATCTCTCAGCATTCTGGGTCTGCCGTCATCTGTGAGAGAAATAACAGCTGCTGTCCATGATCAAAGAACTGGAAAAACCTTGCTCTTCACTGACAGCTATTATTATAG CTTCGATGAGAGAAGGCGCAGGATGGAGGCAGGGTATCCCAGACGAGTAGAAGATGGATTCCCAGGGATGGCTGGAGTTGTTACCGCAGCCCATTATTTAAGag GTTACATATATCTCTACAGTGGGACAAACGTGTATGAGTTCAGCTCTAGAAGAAGGCTTTACCGGGTGCTTCAGAACAATCAACTCCTGCCctgtgtaaataaaaactacaatttGAAGTAA
- the mmp30 gene encoding matrix metallopeptidase 30: MEHLTVLVLTLVLCTALCDAAPTVTSLDDHQKAEEYLAQFYRNHGTTQARGRSMYMADFEKDLKAMQEFFGLEVTGKLDTNTVEVMKKPRCGVTDVARYGHFEGKPRWKQSVLTYRITDYTPQMSRSEVDATISKAFKLYSDVIPLDFKQIYSGTADIMILFKAGYHGDFYPFDGPGQVLAHANSPGSEQGGDTHFDEDEKWTLSPQGINLLLVAAHEFGHALGLDHSKDRTALMYPNYQYVNTNGYKLPRDDRLGVQALYGVRASTVEPAPKPKPKPKPEPKPKPKPEPKPEPKPKPVPSVAPEPCKRDLVFDAATSIGGELFFFKNGYYWKKGYYSGLSRHKVNSMWPSIDSVDAAYELRNKGINFLFKGKQYWAVKGRTTLSGYPKPITDFGFPPYVKKIDAAVHVASTGQTLFFIDSNYWSYDESTGTMDRAFFKSIQRNIPGIGSRVDAAFENAGYLYFSDGARQTEYNFSSKRDYLTQFYREPIIPVRDLVSTKGGGRRYHGDFRKDLEVMQKFFGLEVTGKMDTNTLEVMKQPRCGVSDVARYNLFKGKPRWKKSVVTYRITTYTSQMNRSEVDVTIAKAFKLYSDVIPLDFKQIYNGTADIMILFKAGYHGDFYPFDGPGHVLAHAYAPGPEVQGDAHFDEDEKWTLSSQGINLLLVAAHEFGHSLGLDHSEDSTALMYPNYQYVNTIDYKLPRDDRLGVQALYGVRTSKPVPKPEPTPNPRPDFNACSRNLVFDAATKIKGELYFFKKGYYWKKGNNSGISSLLKINSLWPTIDSVDAAYEVEVKDIAYLFKGEKYWAVRGSTILPGYPKPISKLGFPSYVKEIDAAVYVASISRTLFFVGNKYWSFNVRVARMDRGFPKSIQCNIPNIGSNVDAAFENDGELNITQKLCYLYFSSGAEQKEYDFRSKQVMRVLMNNEWMKCYPSKVKPKK, encoded by the exons ATGGAGCACCTGACAGTTCTTGTCCTGACACTTGTGCTATGTACGGCTCTTTGTGACGCTGCCCCGACTGTGACATCACTAGACGACCATCAAAAAGCAGAG GAATATTTGGCACAGTTCTACAGGAATCATGGCACCACTCAAGCACGTGGGAGGAGTATGTACATGGCAGATTTTGAGAAAGATCTGAAAGCCATGCAAGAGTTTTTTGGGCTGGAGGTCACGGGTAAACTGGACACGAACACTGTGGAGGTGATGAAAAAGCCACGCTGCGGAGTCACGGATGTGGCCAGATACGGTCACTTCGAAGGGAAGCCCAGATGGAAGCAGAGTGTTTTAACATACAG AATAACAGACTACACACCGCAGATGAGCAGGAGTGAGGTCGATGCCACTATCTCCAAAGCCTTCAAGTTGTACAGCGATGTCATTCCACTCGATTTCAAACAGATCTACAGCGGCACAGCTGACATCATGATTCTCTTCAAAGCTGGAT ATCATGGAGATTTTTACCCGTTTGATGGACCCGGTCAGGTTCTGGCTCACGCCAACTCTCCCGGTTCTGAACAGGGAGGAGATACACACTTTGATGAGGATGAGAAATGGACATTAAGCCCCCAAG GTATTAATCTGCTATTGGTGGCTGCTCATGAATTCGGTCACGCTCTGGGACTCGATCACTCCAAAGATCGTACAGCTCTGATGTATCCAAATTACCAGTATGTCAACACGAATGGCTATAAACTTCCCCGGGATGACCGACTCGGGGTCCAGGCTCTGTAtg GGGTTCGAGCATCTACAGTTGAACCAGCCccaaaaccaaaaccaaaaccaaaaccAGAGCCAAAACCTAAACCAAAACCAGAGCCAAAACCAGAGCCAAAACCAAAACCCGTACCAAGCGTCGCACCGGAACCATGCAAGCGTGACTTAGTATTTGATGCAGCAACCAGCATTGGGGGggaattgtttttctttaaaaatgg GTATTACTGGAAGAAAGGATATTACAGTGGACTTTCAAGGCATAAAGTAAACTCCATGTGGCCATCTATTGATTCTGTTGATGCTGCGTATGAATTAAGGAACAAAGGCATCAACTTCCTCTTTAAAG GTAAGCAGTACTGGGCCGTCAAAGGCCGCACAACTTTGTCTGGATATCCCAAACCCATAACCGACTTTGGATTTCCTCCTTACGTGAAAAAGATCGATGCGGCAGTGCATGTGGCATCCACGGGCCAAACTCTGTTCTTTATCGATAGCAACTACTGGAG CTACGATGAAAGTACTGGAACAATGGACAGAGCTTTTTTCAAAAGCATTCAGCGTAATATTCCTGGAATCGGTTCACGGGTGGACGCTGCTTTTGAAAATGCTG gttacCTGTACTTCTCAGATGGTGCACGACAAACTGAGTATAATTTTAGTTCCAAACGA GATTATCTTACACAGTTCTACAGGGAACCGATCATCCCGGTCAGAGATCTGGTCTCAACTAAAGGTGGCGGAAGAAGGTACCATGGAGATTTTAGGAAAGATCTGGAAGTTATGCAGAAGTTTTTTGGGCTGGAGGTCACAGGCAAGATGGACACAAATACTCTGGAGGTGATGAAACAGCCACGCTGTGGAGTCAGTGATGTGGCCAGATACAACCTTTTCAAAGGGAAGCCCAGGTGGAAGAAGAGTGTTGTAACATACAG AATAACAACATACACATCACAGATGAATAGGAGTGAGGTGGACGTCACTATCGCTAAAGCCTTCAAGTTGTACAGCGATGTCATTCCACTCGATTTCAAACAGATCTACAACGGCACAGCTGACATCATGATTCTCTTCAAAGCTGGAT ATCATGGAGATTTTTACCCGTTTGATGGACCAGGTCATGTTTTGGCTCATGCCTATGCTCCTGGTCCAGAAGTGCAAGGAGATGCACACTTTGATGAGGATGAGAAATGGACATTAAGCTCCCAAG GTATTAATCTGCTATTGGTGGCTGCTCATGAATTTGGTCACTCTCTGGGACTTGATCACTCCGAAGACAGTACAGCTCTGATGTATCCAAATTACCAGTATGTCAACACGATTGACTATAAACTTCCCCGGGATGACCGACTCGGGGTCCAGGCCCTATATG GTGTTCGAACATCTAAACCAGTCCCGAAGCCTGAGCCTACACCAAATCCTAGACCGGACTTCAATGCATGCAGTCGCAACCTAGTCTTTGATGCAGCAACCAAAATTAAAGGAgaactttatttctttaaaaaagg ATACTACTGGAAGAAAGGAAATAACAGTGGAATTTCATCATTGcttaaaataaactctttgtGGCCAACTATTGATTCTGTTGATGCTGCCTATGAAGTTGAAGTTAAAGACATCGCCTACCTCTTTAAAG GTGAGAAGTACTGGGCTGTTAGAGGCAGTACAATTTTGCCTGGATATCCTAAACCCATTTCCAAACTTGGGTTTCCCTCTTATGTAAAAGAGATTGATGCAGCCGTGTATGTGGCGTCCATTAGCCgaactcttttttttgttgGAAACAAATATTGGAG CTTTAATGTAAGGGTAGCTCGCATGGACCGAGGCTTTCCTAAAAGCATACAGTGTAATATCCCCAATATTGGGTCAAATGTGGATGCTGCTTTTGAAAATGACGGTGAGCTTAACATTACACAAAAACTAT GTTACCTGTATTTCTCATCTGGTGCAGAGCAAAAAGAGTATGATTTCAGGTCCAAGCAAGTGATGCGTGTTCTGATGAATAATGAATGGATGAAGTGCTACCCATCAAAAGTTaaacctaaaaaataa
- the acer3 gene encoding alkaline ceramidase 3, translating to MAPAADRLGYWGTPTSTLDWCEENYVVSYYIAEFWNTVSNLIMILPPIYGAIQTYKAGLETRYVLSFLGLAAVGIGSWSFHMTLQYEMQLLDELPMIYICCVFVYCLYECFKQEGVINYFSISLLLTFSITVSVVYLLWKEPIFHQVMYAALMIFLVIRSVFIVTWVYPWLRALCFISLCVFLLGFVLWNIDNIMCDSLRATRQRLPPVIGAVTQLHAWWHILTGLGSYLHTLLSLQIRSTYLKHRPKVKFLCGVWPVLHIESQKTS from the exons ATGGCTCCGGCGGCGGACAGGCTGGGCTACTGGGGAACGCCGACCTCAACTCTCGACTGGTGTGAGGAGAATTATGTGGTGTCGTATTACATCGCAGAATTCT GGAACACGGTCAGTAACCTGATTATGATCCTCCCTCCAATATATGGAGCCATTCAGACGTATAAAGCCGGACTGGAAACACGTTACGTTTTGTCGTTTTTAGGACTTGCAG CGGTAGGCATCGGCTCATGGAGTTTCCACATGACGCTACAGTATGAAATGCAG TTGCTGGACGAGCTGCCGATGATCTACATCTGCTGCGTCTTCGTCTACTGTCT ATACGAGTGCTTCAAGCAAGAAGGTGTTATTAACTATTTCTCAATAAGCCTTTTGCTGACCTTCAGTATTACCGTTAGTGTG GTTTACCTGCTATGGAAAGAGCCGATCTTTCATCAG GTCATGTATGCTGCACTGATGATTTTCTTGGTGATTCGGTCTGTTTTTATAGTCACATG GGTCTATCCTTGGCTCAGAGCCCTGTGCTTTATATCTTTATGTGTCTTCCTGCTGGGATTTGTATTATGGAACATCGATAACATCATGTGTGACTCTCTGAG AGCCACACGGCAACGTCTTCCCCCTGTCATTGGGGCGGTTACACAGCTCCACGCTTGGTGGCATATCCTAACAGGCCTGGGCTCGTATTTGCACACACTTCTCAG CCTACAAATTCGATCGACCTACCTCAAGCACAGACCAAAAGTTAAG TTTTTATGCGGGGTTTGGCCGGTGCTGCACATTGAATCACAGAAGACGAGTTGA